One window from the genome of Saccopteryx leptura isolate mSacLep1 chromosome 8, mSacLep1_pri_phased_curated, whole genome shotgun sequence encodes:
- the SAMSN1 gene encoding SAM domain-containing protein SAMSN-1 isoform X2 yields MLKRKPSNVSEKEKHQKPKRSSSFGNFDRFRNNSISKPDDSTEVCEGEPLNDSGEQNKNPSHGGSLGKKMRAISWTMKRKVAKKYIKALSEEKDVEDSEDALPCRNSDPMIGTHTEKLSLKASDSMDSLYSGRSSSSGITSCSDGTSNRDSFRLDDDVPYSGPFCGRARVHTDFTPSPYDSDSLKIKKGDIIDIICKTPMGMWTGMLNNKVGNFKFIYVDVISEEEAAPKKIKAHRKSGRETSKTLKEFLEMIHLQEYTSTLLLNGYETSEDLKDITESHLIELNIKNPEDRMRLLSAAESLLGEETTEEQESGSAPLSFSPGVSLKKPQLHDCPRDSGCYISSENSDNGKEDLESENLSDMVQKIAITETSD; encoded by the exons CGCAGCAGCAGTTTTGGGAATTTTGATCGTTTTAGGAACAATTCCATATCAAAACCAGATGACTCGACAGAG GTGTGTGAGGGGGAGCCCTTAAATGACAGcggagaacaaaacaaaaacccaagtcACGGAGGAagtttagggaaaaaaatgagagcCATTTCCTGGACAATGAAGAGAAAAGTGGCTAAAAAGTACATCAAAGCCCTTTCCGAGGAAAAG GATGTGGAAGATTCGGAGGATGCTCTCCCATGTCGAAACAGTGACCCCATGATTGGGACCCACACGGAGAAGCTGTCCCTCAAGGCCAGTGACTCCATGGATAGTCTCTACAGTGGGCGGAGCTCATCAA GTGGAATAACCAGCTGCTCAGACGGCACCAGCAACCGGGATAGCTTCCGACTCGACGATGACGTCCCCTACTCCGGACCGTTCTGTGGCCGTGCCCGAGTGCACACTGACTTCACGCCAAGCCCCTATGACAGCGACTCCCTGAAAATCAAG aaagGAGACATCATAGACATTATCTGCAAAACACCAATGGGGATGTGGACAGGAATGCTAAACAATAAGGTGGGGAACTTCAAATTTATTTATGTGGATGTCATCTCGGAAGAGGAAGCAGCCCCCAAGAAAATCAAGGCGCACCGGAAGAGTGGAAGAGAAACATCTAAGACCCTGAAGGAGTTCCTGGAGATGATTCACCTTCAG GAATACACATCAACACTTTTGCTCAATGGTTATGAGACCTCAGAAGATTTAAAGGACATAACAGAAAGTCATCTCATTGAATTAAACATCAAAAACCCAGAAGACAGGATGAGGTTACTATCAGCTGCCGAAAGTCTCCTTGGTGAAGAAA CTACCGAAGAGCAAGAGAGTGGATCTGCACCCCTGTCCTTCAGCCCAGGTGTCTCCTTAAAGAAGCCACAGCTACATGACTGCCCCAGGGACTCTGGCTGTTATAtctcatcagaaaattcagataaTGGCAAAGAAGATCTGGAGTCTGAAAATCTGTCTGACATGGTCCAGAAGATTGCGATCACAGAAACAAGTGACTGA